CTTACTTCAGAAGTAATTGCCCAACCGCTAGACTTAGTTATATTGTCTGTTTTTTGTTCGTCGGTTGGTTGAACTTCTGACGGTTTTGGTGTTGATGGAGTAGGACGCTGCGTACAACGAGAGTTAAAGGGATAGTTCTTACAAAAAGTCTCTAAATTAACTGGTGCATTGGCAATTTGGTTATCCAAAGATGAATTATTCTCTGGTTGTAAATCAGCAGCATTATAAGAGAAAGTTCCAGGTTCTGGGGCTGTATCTTTGTTCTCAGGTGTTACCTGTTCACTGATGGATTTAGCAATAAAATTATTGCTAACTTCTGGCTGATTTATTGATTCTGCAATTACTTCATCTGCAAGCACTGATTGACTGATTGATGCTCCCATTCCCAAGACAAAAGCAGTCGCTGTCAGTAAAGATAGACTGAACTGAAACTTGTTCATGATTCAATTACTCCTGATTGATTTGAAAACATTTTAGGGGTTTAAGCAAAGAGGAACTCGAAGCAGGGGGTTTTGTATCCGGGTCTTAGAGGATGTTTGTAGTAGTCTGTCAATTTTGTTTTGAGGGATTTTTGGTAGTGTGAGCGTCTCGCTCACGCGGGCAAGATGCCCGCACTACAGTCCATCATTTTTATCTTGACAGAGTAGTAGTTGCGCTTGAGCGCTGTGACAATCAAGATCGCTGAAGCGCAACTACGAACAACCCATCAAAATTAATGCAAGAGACCACTAGCAACAAGACAAGGAAAAGTTTTTCCTTGAGGGGTTGGTTACTGAGGTTTTTTGTTTCAGTAATTTAACAGCTAGCTCAAAATATTCCGCTTAATATAAGGGAGTTTTTCCCAAAAAGATAGTCTTTTTTGATACAAAATATATTAATTTTTGATCAATGAATTTTTATTGCCCAGAGAAAATCTAATTGCAAATTAGCAAATAAATAAGTAAGTAGCCGTCATGAACTGCAGGTTTTTTGGCAAAACCTACGCAGTATTGCAACCCGACAAGCAATTGACAACTCAACGGGTAAAAGGCAATATTTTAGTATAAAAAACTATAAATCAGTAGTCAGAACTGTTTTGGTGATTTGCCTGATGGGAATTTCCATCGAAAATTCTGTGCCTAACCCTGACTGGGAATCACATTTAAAGACACCACCGTGTTTATCGACTATAATCTTGTAACTAATTGACAACCCCAAGCCAGTACCCTTTCCTACTGGCTTTGTTGTGAAAAATGGGTCACATATTCTGGCTTTAATGGCTTCGGGAATTCCAGGGCCATTGTCAGCAATGCGAATCACCACAGTGGGAACATGACCTTGAAGCTCTTTTAAAGTAGTACGGATGGTAATTTGGCTACTATGCGGTTCTGATTTAGAGTCCCTGTAATCCTCAAGCGCATCGATCGCATTACTCAAAACATTCATGAAAACCTGATTGAGTTGTCCAGCATAACATTCTACTAAAGGAAGGTCGCCGTACTCTTTGACTAGCTGAATAGCGGGACTGTCTGGTTTTGCTTTTAAGCGATGCTGCAAAATCAGCAGACTACTATCAATCCCGTCGTGAATATTCACAGCTTTCATTTCAGCTTCATCAAGGCGAGAGAAATTCCGTAAACCCAAGACAATCTGGCGAATCCGATCAATCCCTACCTTCATCGAAGATAGACTTTTGGGTAAATCCTCAGTGATAAATTCCAAATCAATCTCTTCTGCACGCTCGCAAATCTCAGGGCTGGATTTAAGGTTTTGCTTGTCATAAAGTTCCAACATACCAAGTAAATCTTCGGCATAATCGCTCACATGAGTGAGATTACCATAAATAAAATTCACTGGGTTGTTAATTTCGTGGGCAATACCTGCTACCAATTGACCCAAGGAGGACATTTTCTCAGTTTGGATCAGTTGGGTTTGAGTTGCTTGTAGATCATGTAGTAATTGAGTTAGCTCTTGAGCTTGCTGTCTAGTCTGATTGAATAACTCAGCTTGCTGGAGTGCTACCCCAAGTTGATTCGCAATCTGAGCCATAAATTTAACTTCGCCAGCTTCCCAGTGGCGGGGTGCAGAATTTTGATAAACTGCGAGTAACCCCCAAAGTTTCTGTCCGCTAAATATCGGGGCGATCGCATAGGCTTTGACCTGAAATTGCTCTAGCATGGCAATATGGCAATCAGCGTGACCTACTTGATAAATATCATCCACGGCAAAGGTTTCATTATGGCGATACCGTCCACCTTGGGTTTCCTGCAAATAGGTATCTTCCCAAACTGTTTTGATATTTGACCCTACTAGTTTTATCCAGGGTTCATTAACAAATTCGGCAATATATTCACCACTCCAATCAGAATTGAAACGATAGACTGTAACTCGATCAACTTGCAATGATTGACAAACTTCTTGGGTGGTCGTCTGAAAAATTGCATCTAAGTCAAGAGATTCCCGGATTTTTCCAACTACTTCAAATAAGACTCGTTGTTGTTCTGCTGCTTGTTGTAGTTGAGCTGTGCGCTCTTGGACTTGATTTTCTAAATTAGCATTGAAAGCATGTACCTGTTGGTATAATTGATATTGCTGAATTGCGACGGCAAATTGTTTACCCAGTCCTTGAGCCAATTCAATTTCTATAGTAGTCCATTCGCGGGCTTGTGCCTTTTTAAATTGTCGCCAAGCTTCAAACGATAGACGCGGATAACGTTGTCGTTTATCCGCGTCAAACTGACCAGCCCATAGGGTTTCTGTGTCTATTGCTTCTCGAAAAATGCTTAAGTATCCCAGCACCTGCTGACGGTACTGAAGTTTTATCATTAATATGCTGCGAATTTTTGTTGGCTGGAAAGCAACTTGCAAATTTCCCAAACTAGGGGTTTTATAGATATCTGAAATTGCCCAAATATCCGATTCAGCACCCTGGTAATGCTCCTTCCAGACAGAATATTGCTCCAAAAGCCGATGTTTTGTCAATTCTGAGATTACAGGTTGTTGACCACAGGTATAAACTTGAATGTAATCGCTTTCTGTTTCTAGCCAGTCTCCTAAGCTCTTGAGCTTGTCATGGTGGAGATTCAACGCTGGATTTTTCAGACAAAGCCTACCACCACAACCAGAGAATGCAGCAACAGCTTCTTCTAAAGCTGGCTGTAACTCAATCAGGGGTTGGGAATGTAGCAGAGAAGCTATACGGTTGATGATCGCTTCCTTGGCTGCTGTTTGGCGAGCTTGAGTGAGGAGATTACTTTGGGCGATCGCCACTGATAGTTGATCAACTACAATCTGCACAGCTTCTAGTTCATATTGTGAAATCGAATATGACTCAGAATGATGAGATACCAGTAATCCCCAAAGTTGCTCTTGATGGAGAATAGGCACTACTAAGGTGAATTTTACCCCCATTGCTTTCAAATATTCAATATGACATAAATCAGCACGGTGGTAACTGATTTCCTCAGAAATAATTTCTGCATTTTCCCAGTCACGAAGGCGAATCTGAGTCATTTGCTGAGTGTCAACATTTACCATTGAACGTACCCGTGAATTGATAAATAGTTCGCGGGTATGGGTAGGTATATCATCAGCGGGAAAATTTAGCCCCAATAAGGAAGGTAAACGATTTTGATAAATCGACTCTCCAATAACTTGACCACTACCATCACCATGAAATTTGTAAATTATCACCCGGTCAATTCCCACTAATGAACGCACCTGTGCCGTTGTTATTGTGAGAATTTCTTCTAATTCTAATGTTCGACGGATACGGTTTGTAATGCGGCGTAATAAACTTTCTTGCTCAAGAGTTGCCCGCAAGTCTGGCTTAGAGGTCAGGGTCATTTCTTGTAGTTAACTCAATTAATTTAATTTAGCAAAAACATTTAATAATATCCAAAGCCATTTTCAAATTTAATTCACCAGCTTGTCTTCAGTAAGAATACTGGCAATTTTAACACTATGTTTTTTATTTTGTTCGAGAAAAATTCACATTTAATAATAAAGACTTAAACTGGATAAAATGTATATGAAGTGTATGTAAAGAAATCAAACTAATTAAACATAAAATACTAAAAATATTCTCATATTTGTAGTAGGGATAAAGTGCTGAAGAGTGGGGGGTTTCCCCCCTACCTGACCCGTAAACGGGAATTTAAAATTTTTACATTTATGTCAGGGCTTCAGCATATCAGCCAAACTAAACTTTCACACTGTCAGCAAAGCGGATTTTGAGATAGTCTTCTTCCATCTTTGCACCTGCAGGTTGCAGTGCTGCTAAGGCTTGGGGCAATACTAAATTACGGCGATGGTTGCCAATGGTAATGTTTAATTCGTCCCCAGTCTTACTCAGTTGAACCTGGCTTTTAGGAATTCCAGGTAAGTAAAGTTCTAAGCTGTATTGGTTGTTCTCTTGAACTACCCGAATTGTTGTTTCTTTATAATAAACCTGGGTGGGGTCTTCATCTTTGTAGAGCGTTTCCTTCAGCCTTTCTAAAGCTGCCAAACCGCACATTTCTTCAGAAAAAAGAGGCACTTCCTTCACAGGTAAAGGGTGAAAGTTGTCATGAATTTCTTGACGATATTGGCTTTGGTTTTCTTTCCACCGTTGGAAAAATGGGTCTTGCACTTCCTCGGGAATGATGCGATTAGCTACTACTAAATCTGTCGCAACATTGTACAAACTTAGATAAGCATGTGCGCGAAGCGATTCCTTAATCACCATCTTTTCGGGGTTGGTAACTAGGCGCACTGAGGTTTGAGTATTATCAGTTAAGACTTTTTCCAGAGCTTCAATTTGTTCATAAAATTCATAAGGTGCATCCATCACCTCTTTGTTTGGTAACGAAAAACCAGCGATGGGTCTAAAAATAGGTTCAACCAGAGGTCTAAGTGCTACCGAGATATTTTGAAAGGGTTTGTAAAAGCGGCGCATATACCAGCCGCCAACTTCCGGTAAACTCAGCAGACGTAGTGCTGTGCCGGTGGGGGCTGAGTCGATAATTAAGACATCATACTCCCCTTCATCATAATGGCGTTTCATTCTGACTAAGCCAAAAATCTCATCCATCCCAGGCAAAATTGCCAATTCTTCCGCCTGTATCCCATCTAAACCCCTGGCCTGTAAAACTTGAGTAATATAGCGCTTCACCGCACCCCAGTTTCCCTCTAGTTCCAGCAGCGCATCTAGTTCCGCACCCCACAAATTTGGGCGAATCTGTTTGGCTGCGTGTCCTAGTTCCAAGTCAAAACTATCTGCTAAGGAGTGAGCCGGATCTGTACTCAAAACCAGTGTACGATACCCTAGTTCAGCGCAACGCAGTCCAGTTGCAGCAGCAACAGAGGTTTTACCTACACCACCTTTGCCGGTCATTAAAATTACACGCATGGATGATTCTGTCCTGCCTGAGGATTGTTTACATTTGTTTACATTTTTATTATCAACTGTTTAGCTTAAACCGCAAGAAGCCTCTCACCGAAGCGAAGGGAGGTGATGAGATGAATGGCGGGGCGGCGACGAGTTGACCCCCGACCTTTATCAACCGTCAGGTTGATCAGGGAGTGGGGTCGGGGAGGAGTCGCCATTTTTAACTTTGAGCGAGTCTATAAAGTCTTCAACTACATGAGTCATAGTTTTATCGTTTTGACTTGCATATAACCGTAGCTTATTCAATCTACGTTCTGATATTCTTAAATTTAATGCTTTGTTTTTCATAATTGCCTACACATTGCCTTTACGTTTATGTTATCCTATGTGTAGGTCGAAAACAAAGGAAAAAATGAAGACATCATACCAGTACAAAATCAAGCCAACTAAAGAGCAATCAGCGAAAATAGATAAAACATTAGAAATGCTGCGTTGTCAGTATAATTATTTGTTGGCTCAAAGGTTTGACTGGTATGAAATGAATCGCTGCCCTATTGATAGATGTCCATTAATTTGTCACATACCAGAATTAAAAGAACAACCATTATACTACAATCAAAAAGCGTCTTTGGTTCAACTGAAAGTTGATAGACCTTGGTACAAAGAAATTCACTCTCAAGTGTTACAGGAAGTTCCTAAAAGAGTTGAATTAGCTTTTGACAGATGGTTAAAGGGTGACGTTAATGGCAAAAAGTCTGGTAGACCTAGATTCAAGGGTAAAGGTCAATATAAGACTTTTACTTACGCACAATTTAAGCAACGTAATTTTGTTAACAACAAAATTACGTTGTCAAAGATAGGGGACGTGAAAGTTATTGTTCATCGACCTATCCCAGATGGCTTGAAAATCAAAACCGCTTCTGTAACTAAAAAAGCTGATGGTTATTATGTGTCCCTCAGCTTGGAAGATAGTACAGTTCCTACAATTAAACCTGACTTTAACCCAGAGTCTATAACTGGTATTGACATGGGATTAAAAGAGTTTTTGACGACTGCTGATGGTGAAACAGTAGCTATTCCTCAACACTATCGCAAAGCGCAAAAACGTTTGAGAGTTATCCAAAAGCGTGTTTCCCGACGTAAAAAAGGTAGTAATCGTAGACAAAAAGCTGTTAAAAAATTGGGTAGACAGCATAAAAAAGTTGCTGACAAGCGCAAAGACTTCCATTTTAAAACTGCTAACAACTTACTGAAAAAATATGACGTAATTGCACATGAAGATTTAAACATCAAAGGAATTTCAAGGTCTAGACTTTCTAAATCTGTACATGATGCTGGTTGGGGCAACTTTTTATCAATACTAACAAACAAAGCCGGAAATGCTGGTTTGTTGGTAATACCTGTTAATCCCAAGAACACATCCCAAGATTGCTCTAATTGTGGCGCAAAAGTCCCTAAAAAGCTACACGAAAGATGGCACAACTGCCCACATTGCGGATGCAGTCTTGACCGTGACCATAATGCTGCAATCAATATAAAAAATAGGGCGGTAGGGCATTCCGTTCTTAAAGCCAAGAGCCTCCTAAGCGATAGCCGGATTGTCTTGGAAGCCTACACTGTATGCGTTGCATCAGTGTAGGAGATGTCACCCAAAGAAATGCTGCTTCAGGACATCGAGTTGTGAACAGTACCAATAATCTATGTGGGAAACAATCAAATTTTCTGCATTCAGGCGTAATTCACTCCAACCGGAGATAGAGATCCGTGGTTTCCAGGGGAGGGGAGTATTCCAGCTGAGTGTCCACTCAGTTTTTATTGTGTCTCCCTCTGTTTGAATATCGTGTAAGTCCATTTTGGGATTTAAAAACCAAGTTTGGATGAAATTAATCATCTTTTTGTAACGTTCAACGCCACGAAATTTATTTAGTGGATCTTGAAAATAAACTTCTGCGGCGTAAATGCTGTAAGTTTGATTAATGGGAAATCTTTGATAGTCGTCTTTGAGAATTTGAACTATATCCATAATTTTCGTTATTTGTTAGTGGACGACAGCCATTAGCAGCTTTGCGATCGCATGGTGCTGCTAATCCTAATCCCTTTGTTGTGATTCCCGATGCTGATAGAGAAATTTTACTGGATATTTTGCAAGTGGGCGATCGCACAGTTTGGCTGAATGAACCCAATTGGCGAGAACAGGTAGAGGAAGCATTTATAGCGTTTCTCACCCTAGTAAGGTACACCCGTAGGGGCACGGCAATGCCGTGCCCTTACACCGCGTGATACAATTTTGTACCTCACTTAACTGAGAATCGCTATAAGCAAGGTGCATCGGTTTCGCTGATAGCGCGTCCTGACGCACGGGGGGATTTAAAGTCAGCGATTTTGAGTTTAGCAGTCGAACCGATGGAACTTGGGTTTTTGCAGGTTTATCCATTGGTGGAGGGGGTGCAGAGGTATCCGCGAGGGTTTGGGGTGAGGCTGCGAGTGCGAGAAACGGTGCAGTGATAATGCCTACAAAAATAATTTATGTATAAATTATGTATACTTAGCAAGTATAGTTCCTCATTTAATATTATGATTTAGAGTCACTTATTTTGCTTTATATGGGTAGAATCTATACTAAAAACTTCTCTTAGTAAATGGCTGAAATAGATACAAACCTTTGATAATTTCAACTCGATTGACTAAGCAATACATATAAATAATGACATGACATTTAGTGAAACTCTCTGGGATAGATTTCTGACTTACGATAATTTTCTGCTTGCTTGGCAAAGAACGGTAAATGTTACTAGCCGTATGATTATTGATGAGTTGGGCTTTAAAATATTTGCTTTTAATCTTGAAGCTAATCTCAAAGATTTAATAAGGCAAGTAAAAGCGGAAGATTTTCCCTATACACCGCTAGCAGATCATAAAGTATATGTTCCAAAACCATCAACTACATTGAGAACAATGTCACTCATGGCTGTACCTGATGTTATTGTTTATCAAGCTCTTGTTAATGTTATTGCTGACGAAAGTCATCAATATCTAGTGACTCACCAGAATCAGCATATTTTTGGTAATATTTATGCTGGTTCTGGTAAACGCTGGATGCTCCGTCCCTGGAAACAACAATATAATAAATTTGTTAATTCTGTTGAAAGATTATATCGTCAGGGTAATTCTTGGATTGCTTCAACAGATATTGTATCTTTTTATGACACTATTGACCATGAGAGACTTATTCAGATTATATGGAAATATTGTGGCTCTAGAAGAGATAGTAAATTTGAAAATCTCTTGAGAGAATGTCTTTCAAAATGGTCAGCACATACAGCAGATGTAAAAATGAGTCGTGGAATTCCTCAAGGTGGTCATGCTTCTGATTTATTAGCAAATTTATTTTTATATGAACTTGATAAGATAATGATTTGTCAAGGATATCATTATGTACGTTATGTAGACGATATACGTATTCTAGGACGTGATAAGCAAACTGTTCAGCAAGGACTAATTCTTTTTGATTTAGAACTTAAGCGGGCTGGATTAGTGGCTCAGGTTACAAAAACTAGTATTCATGAAATCGAGGATATAAATAAAGAAATTACACATTTACGCTTTATAATTACAGATCCCACAGGAACAGGAGAATATACCCTAATTAAAGAGCCTTCTATTTCTCAAAGTGAACAGGCTGAATTGGCAGCAGATTATGTTAAAAAAACAAATACAAATACAGATACTATAGACGAAGAAACAAAAGTATCACATATTTCTACGGATTCAGACGAAGATACCGATGATGATTTTGAAGAAGAAGAGGATAGCAAAAGATACTCTTCAAATAAAAATTTCAATATAGATATAACTGAAAATAAAAAACTACAAGAGCAATTGCGGGAGATATTTTTAGAAGCTTATTCACTTCTAGATAATTCAGACAAAAGTAAAGAAGCAGAATCAAATATCACATTTTGCTTGTATCGGCTAGAACCTGATGAGCCAATACGTGAGAAAATATTAGATTTACTTGACAGGTTGCCTTGGCGTTCTGAAGCTATATGTTGTTGTTTAGGGCGTTTTAAAAATGATTCATTTATTGTAGAAAAATTACAAAATTTTATAAATAAACATAAGGTATATTCTTGGCATCGTGCTAATTCACTATGGTCTTTATATCAGATTAGTGGAGCTAAAAATACTGCATTTATATGCCGAGAATGGCTAGCTGATACTCGCTTAGACTGGTATGCCAGAATGATAGCTGCACGAATATTAGGAAAACTTCCTGGTCAACATTCCTATTTTATGGAATGCTTGCAACAAGAACAGCATAATAGTAAAGATGATCCGGAATCTTCATCACTGCTCAGACAAGAATTAGCTTATAGTGCTTTTCAGAGGATTAAATCACATAATAAGCTTTTAGCATTATTTCGCTTAATTTGTACTGATAAAAGCCCTGTAATGCACAGATTAGCTATTTATCTTCTACAAATGAATAAATGTAGAGTTACCTGGGATGATTTAAAGCCATACCACCAAGAAATGAGCAAGCTATCAGATTTAGTTAAATCTGTTGGCTTATCATCAGATGCTCCGAAAATATGCTTTATCTACCAAACGCTTTCAACTATATATAAAGTTTCATTTTCATCCAGCAATCTTTGTCTGTTTTATGGCGTGCATTACGAAAGATCTGTCGAGCATTTACGAGAATCTGTGAGTAGTTATCATAAATCACCTAATGCCTATATCAGAACTTTTCATCAATTTGCACATCTTACTTTAATTGCTTTTTATGAATACACTTTTCCCTTAGAATCAGGATTACATGACGGTTATGCATCTCTCACAGACAGAAAAGTTTTTACCACTTCCCTTCCAAACAGCTACCAAATTTGGAAAGACCTTGGCTCTATGCGGAACCGTGTTGATCATCCAGTAGATAAAAAAACAAAATCACACTCACAAAAGATTACTTTTGAAGAAACGGAATTTTTTCGTAAAAAACTCAATGTTGCTCTCCAAGAAATTTTTAATTTTTGGCTAAATTCATCACCTGTGACTACTTCTGTTCCTGTATCAACAACATGATGAATTCAGGAATTATCTAAATTTGATTTTCAATTTTCTCCTCTGTATATATTAAATTCGAGCGGTCCTTACCGCTCGAATTTTTTGTTATTGACGACGCTCTTGCAACTTGCGATAAACTGCCTTCAAATCAACTTGATGATGAGCTAAAGCCACCAGCGTATGATATAATAAATCAGCAACCTCCCCCGCGATCGCGTCTTCATCATCATCCTTAAACGCCATTACCACCTCAGCCGTTTCCTCACCGATCTTTTTCAAAATCTTGTTATCACCGCCGGCAAATAACTTACAAGTATAGGAATTTTCATTGGGGTGGTCACGGCGATCGCAAATTACCTGAAATAATTGAGATAATGTATCCCCTGGTGGTGGCACAATTTGCCCATCTACTTGATGAAAACAGCTACGCTCACCAGTGTGACAGGCAATATCTCCTACCTGTTCTATGCCAATTAGTAGGGCATCACTATCACAGTCATAACGGATACTCTGCACCTTTTGAATATGCCCAGAAGTCGCCCCCTTGTGCCACAACTCCTGACGGGAACGACTCCAAAACCAAGTTTCACCAGTTTCCAAAGTCTTTTGTAATGACTCCTGGTTCATCCACGCCATCATCAAGATAGTGCCATCTAGATAATCTTGGACGATTGCTGGCACTAAACCCTGTTCATCGTAGCGAATTTTTTCTACAGGAATGGCGTGGTGGAGTGAATGCGGATCGGTAGAAAACATACCAGCTAATTTGCTCTAATGATAATGATTCATGCATTCACGATACCATTATCAACAAGAATTACTAATTCGTAATTCGTAATTTATTTTTGAGCCGAAAACCATACCTGTTAATCCAAGTCAAATCAGCCAAATCATACCTTGCGAGACTTTTAAAACATCCTCTTCAGGGTGGGGTATAAATTACCGAGGTGTTTTGATATCAGAATTTTATGATTGCCAGTCAATTTTAGCGCGGTTTTGATGAAAGTCACTAACACAAATCTACTCAATAGTAAGCCGCCATACTCAAATGATCACATAACTTATCAAAATCAGTCTTGGAGGTTCATGTAAATTTTCTTGAACATAGATGGACTATTGTTAGGTGCGGTTGGTCAATAAATGTCAGGTTTTCCTAGGAAATTACCCTTTCCATCGCCGATTGCATCTTGACAGCACTCAAAGCGACCTGATGTGCTTTAGCGGCTTCACCATACCAATGGAGCGCCGAGTTATAAGCAGCCCGGTAAAGATCCTGATATGCCTCAGATAATAAACTCCGAATCTCTAAAGGCAAGTCTTGATTTGACTTGTATAACATATTGCTACTTTACTTGTTTGAGCTAATTCTACCAGGATAGGAATTCTAGGCACTATTTCACCCTATCCTAGGATAGAGCTTTTTTTGTTCCCCACTGTTAGGAGAGAACCGTGGTAAATACAACGATTAAAACGACAAAATCACAAGAAATCTTCGCCGCAGCCCAAAGCCTGATGCCAGGAGGAGTTAGTTCCCCAGTGCGTGCGTTCAAATCTGTGGGCGGTCAACCCATCGTTTTTGATCGCGTCAAAGGAGCATACATTTGGGATGTAGATGGCAACCAATACATCGACTATGTAGGCACTTGGGGACCGGCTATCTGCGGTCACGCCCATCCAGAAGTGATTGCAGCGCTGCATGAAGCCTTAGAAAAAGGTACTAGCTTCGGCGCACCTTCAGCCCTAGAAAATATCTTGGCAGAAATGGTGATCGCTGCCGTTCCTAGCATCGAAATGGTAAGATTTGTTAACTCCGGCACAGAAGCCTGTATGGCTGTGCTGCGATTAATGCGGGCTTTCACTAACCGGGAAAAAGTCATCAAATTTGAAGGCTGTTACCACGGTCACGCCGATATGTTCCTAGTCAAGGCTGGTTCTGGTGTCGCCACACTTGGCCTACCTGACTCGCCGGGAGTACCAAAATCCGCAACTATCAACACACTAACCGCTCCTTTCAATGATTTAGAAGCAGTCACTGCCTTATTTGAGCAAAACCGTGACGAGATTGCTGGTGTCATTCTTGAGCCAGTCGTCGGGAATGCCGGTTTTATTGCTCCTGATGCAGGCTTCCTCGAAGGCTTACGGGAACTCACCCATGAGCATGGAGCCTTATTAGTCTTTGATGAAGTCATGACAGGCTTCCGCATTGCTTACGGTGGCGCTCAACAGAAATTTGGCATCACCCCCGATTTGACAACCTTGGGTAAAGTGATTGGTGGTGGCTTACCAGTAGGAGCCTACGGTGGTCGTCGCGATATCATGTCAATGATTGCACCGGCTGGCCCTGTGTATCAAGCGGGGACTCTTTCTGGTAATCCTTTGGCGATGACCGCTGGGATTAAAACCCTAGAATTGCTGCAAAAACCTGGTACTTATGAGTATTTAGATCAGATTACGAAAAAACTTGCAGATGGCTTGCTGAAAGTTGCTCATGAAACTGGTCATGCGGCTTGCGTTGGTCACATTAGCGCCATGTTTGGCTTATTTTTCACAAGTGGGCCAGTTCATCAGTACGAGGATGCGAAAAAATCCGATACAGCCAAATTTGGCCGCTTCCATCGCGGGATGCTAGAGCGGGGTATTTACCTTGCACCATCTCAGTTTGAGGCTGGATTTACTTCTTTAGCTCATACTGAGGCTGATATTGAGCAGACTTTAACTGTTGCCAGGGAAGTCCTGTCTGGGTTGTAAAGTAAAACAGTACGGATTGCGGAGTGTTGAGTGCTGAACACTCCGCATTATTGCTCATGAGCGTCACTAAGTGAGGAATTTGGTGAATATAACCCATCGATGGGAAGTTTATGGTTATTTTACGCAAACTTACTCTAACTTTAGCCAATCTTCAAAGTATTTCCAGCAAAAATTACCTACCACAAATTGATTTTGTTTTCAATAATGAAATCATAGTGTGACGTAACAATTATTATTCGTGTAGCGAGTTGACAGT
The Gloeotrichia echinulata CP02 DNA segment above includes these coding regions:
- a CDS encoding RNA-directed DNA polymerase; amino-acid sequence: MTFSETLWDRFLTYDNFLLAWQRTVNVTSRMIIDELGFKIFAFNLEANLKDLIRQVKAEDFPYTPLADHKVYVPKPSTTLRTMSLMAVPDVIVYQALVNVIADESHQYLVTHQNQHIFGNIYAGSGKRWMLRPWKQQYNKFVNSVERLYRQGNSWIASTDIVSFYDTIDHERLIQIIWKYCGSRRDSKFENLLRECLSKWSAHTADVKMSRGIPQGGHASDLLANLFLYELDKIMICQGYHYVRYVDDIRILGRDKQTVQQGLILFDLELKRAGLVAQVTKTSIHEIEDINKEITHLRFIITDPTGTGEYTLIKEPSISQSEQAELAADYVKKTNTNTDTIDEETKVSHISTDSDEDTDDDFEEEEDSKRYSSNKNFNIDITENKKLQEQLREIFLEAYSLLDNSDKSKEAESNITFCLYRLEPDEPIREKILDLLDRLPWRSEAICCCLGRFKNDSFIVEKLQNFINKHKVYSWHRANSLWSLYQISGAKNTAFICREWLADTRLDWYARMIAARILGKLPGQHSYFMECLQQEQHNSKDDPESSSLLRQELAYSAFQRIKSHNKLLALFRLICTDKSPVMHRLAIYLLQMNKCRVTWDDLKPYHQEMSKLSDLVKSVGLSSDAPKICFIYQTLSTIYKVSFSSSNLCLFYGVHYERSVEHLRESVSSYHKSPNAYIRTFHQFAHLTLIAFYEYTFPLESGLHDGYASLTDRKVFTTSLPNSYQIWKDLGSMRNRVDHPVDKKTKSHSQKITFEETEFFRKKLNVALQEIFNFWLNSSPVTTSVPVSTT
- the hisIE gene encoding bifunctional phosphoribosyl-AMP cyclohydrolase/phosphoribosyl-ATP diphosphatase HisIE encodes the protein MFSTDPHSLHHAIPVEKIRYDEQGLVPAIVQDYLDGTILMMAWMNQESLQKTLETGETWFWSRSRQELWHKGATSGHIQKVQSIRYDCDSDALLIGIEQVGDIACHTGERSCFHQVDGQIVPPPGDTLSQLFQVICDRRDHPNENSYTCKLFAGGDNKILKKIGEETAEVVMAFKDDDEDAIAGEVADLLYHTLVALAHHQVDLKAVYRKLQERRQ
- a CDS encoding ChaB family protein, producing the protein MLYKSNQDLPLEIRSLLSEAYQDLYRAAYNSALHWYGEAAKAHQVALSAVKMQSAMERVIS
- the hemL gene encoding glutamate-1-semialdehyde 2,1-aminomutase, which encodes MVNTTIKTTKSQEIFAAAQSLMPGGVSSPVRAFKSVGGQPIVFDRVKGAYIWDVDGNQYIDYVGTWGPAICGHAHPEVIAALHEALEKGTSFGAPSALENILAEMVIAAVPSIEMVRFVNSGTEACMAVLRLMRAFTNREKVIKFEGCYHGHADMFLVKAGSGVATLGLPDSPGVPKSATINTLTAPFNDLEAVTALFEQNRDEIAGVILEPVVGNAGFIAPDAGFLEGLRELTHEHGALLVFDEVMTGFRIAYGGAQQKFGITPDLTTLGKVIGGGLPVGAYGGRRDIMSMIAPAGPVYQAGTLSGNPLAMTAGIKTLELLQKPGTYEYLDQITKKLADGLLKVAHETGHAACVGHISAMFGLFFTSGPVHQYEDAKKSDTAKFGRFHRGMLERGIYLAPSQFEAGFTSLAHTEADIEQTLTVAREVLSGL